A region from the Vicia villosa cultivar HV-30 ecotype Madison, WI linkage group LG3, Vvil1.0, whole genome shotgun sequence genome encodes:
- the LOC131662184 gene encoding CBL-interacting serine/threonine-protein kinase 10-like — protein MESSDMEPNVLMERYELGRLLGQGTFGKVYYARSKVTNQSVAIKAIEKNKVMRTGLVDRIKREISVMKLARHPNIIQLFEVMATKTKIYFVIEYAKGGELFNKVSKGKLKEEVAHRYFKQLINAVDFCHSRGVYHRDIKPENILLDENGNLKVSDFGLSALVESNQEDSMLRTPCGTPAYVAPEVIKRKGYDGAKADIWSCGIVLFVLLAGYLPFHDSNLIEMYRKISKAEIKYPSWFRPEVCKLLGDILNPKPDTRISIAEIKEHSWFKNEPNPRNKKPQVENSTLSASSSSTVVTDENDSPEAEEAKEEPFVPTSINAFDIISLSVGFDLSRFFKDDVQKKEARFSSKLPASVIISKMGDIAKQLGMKIQKKAAGLLKLEGLSEGRKGVLSIDAEIFEVTPNFHLVEVKKSNGDTLEYQKILKEDIRPALQDIVWVWQSDQPLQSQQSDRQLQIHDQQQ, from the coding sequence ATGGAGAGTAGTGATATGGAACCGAATGTGTTAATGGAACGGTACGAGTTGGGGAGATTGCTTGGTCAAGGGACGTTTGGGAAGGTTTACTATGCACGGAGTAAGGTGACTAACCAGAGTGTTGCGATTAAAGCGATAGAGAAAAATAAGGTTATGAGAACGGGTCTAGTTGATCGAATCAAGCGTGAGATATCGGTTATGAAATTGGCTAGGCATCCTAATATTATACAGCTTTTTGAGGTTATGGCGACGAAGACTAAGATTTACTTTGTTATCGAGTATGCTAAAGGCGGTGAACTTTTCAACAAGGTTTCGAAAGGTAAACTCAAAGAAGAAGTTGCGCATAGATATTTTAAGCAGTTGATCAATGCGGTTGATTTTTGTCACAGTAGAGGTGTGTATCATCGAGATATTAAGCCTGAAAATATTCTGTTGGACGAAAATGGGAATCTAAAGGTTTCTGATTTTGGGTTAAGTGCTCTTGTGGAGTCAAATCAAGAGGATAGTATGCTCCGTACGCCTTGTGGCACTCCGGCCTATGTTGCTCCTGAAGTTATCAAAAGAAAAGGGTATGACGGCGCGAAAGCCGATATTTGGTCATGTGGAATAGTTCTGTTTGTTTTATTGGCAGGTTATCTCCCTTTTCATGACTCGAATTTGATTGAGATGTATAGGAAGATAAGCAAAGCAGAAATAAAATATCCTAGTTGGTTTCGGCCTGAAGTTTGCAAGCTATTAGGCGATATATTGAATCCGAAACCTGATACTAGGATTTCCATAGCTGAGATTAAGGAACATTCTTGGTTTAAAAATGAACCAAATCCTAGGAATAAAAAACCACAAGTGGAAAACAGCACTCTTTCTGCTTCTTCTTCCAGTACAGTTGTGACTGATGAAAACGACAGTCCAGAAGCGGAAGAAGCAAAGGAAGAGCCGTTTGTGCCGACCAGTATAAATGCCTTTGATATTATTTCCCTTTCGGTTGGTTTTGATCTTTCTAGATTCTTTAAAGACGATGTTCAGAAAAAAGAAGCAAGATTTAGTTCGAAACTACCTGCATCAGTCATCATCTCGAAGATGGGAGACATTGCTAAGCAACTAGGGATGAAAATTCAGAAAAAAGCCGCTGGTTTGTTGAAATTGGAAGGATTGAGTGAAGGTAGAAAAGGGGTTTTATCGATTGACGCAGAGATCTTTGAGGTTACTCCTAATTTCCATTTAGTCGAGGTGAAAAAATCGAATGGAGATACATTGGAATATCAGAAAATTCTGAAAGAGGATATTAGGCCTGCTCTTCAGGATATTGTTTGGGTGTGGCAAAGTGACCAACCACTGCAATCTCAACAATCAGATCGACAGCTACAGATACATGACCAGCAGCAATGA